A single window of Chitinophagaceae bacterium DNA harbors:
- a CDS encoding T9SS C-terminal target domain-containing protein gives MHTLKFIISLLILIFFTCYISAQQSQVFKISNEDVIEVNDDVLQFQMKNICAPGFVFGFSKDSVNPSGILVTESSTFVKVNTPDSLLTLTGATSSIIINADRFTFSSHDTIYKMTHNWNALNNPSEITKKIYIPQIQSLKHTGSHFLAFAIIDSTVKVYKINYELNVIDSISTNLTDINHMERGSSAYLPHYHLIGLNTDGELEYKLLNTNQDSITQSLLLDSLPGTVRFSNEKFNKIYFISTDSNQVYVTDYFPQADSFSTKLLMEADSILDISLYAYEAEQIVIISNESDSSKLSFFGVENWDLKNTGHLSVKANKAYSLSPSVPWWSSDPGIMIDYTTDNGRFLAGMDNQFNLYTNHQVFKIPLAGVSAYDIVDEICYIGIDENTIPKAEFYLYPNPANEQVQLVVKNVPCDKKHILLLTDLSGKTVHRQSFYAKNDYSIPVGHLNSGMYILTLQIEGKNYSRKLMIR, from the coding sequence TAGCTTATTAATTCTCATATTTTTTACTTGCTATATTTCTGCCCAACAGTCTCAAGTCTTTAAAATATCTAATGAGGATGTAATTGAAGTAAACGATGATGTGCTGCAATTTCAAATGAAGAATATTTGTGCCCCCGGCTTTGTTTTTGGCTTTTCAAAAGATTCGGTAAATCCATCCGGTATTTTGGTGACAGAATCCAGTACATTTGTAAAAGTCAATACCCCTGACAGTCTTTTAACTTTGACCGGTGCAACTTCTTCAATTATAATAAATGCTGACAGGTTTACATTTAGCTCTCATGATACGATTTACAAGATGACACACAACTGGAATGCATTAAATAACCCTTCAGAAATCACCAAAAAAATATACATACCCCAAATTCAATCTTTAAAACATACCGGAAGCCATTTTTTAGCTTTTGCAATAATAGATTCTACTGTTAAGGTTTACAAAATCAATTATGAACTGAATGTAATTGATTCTATTTCAACAAACCTTACTGACATTAACCATATGGAACGTGGAAGCTCTGCATATTTACCTCATTACCATTTAATAGGTTTAAATACAGACGGAGAATTAGAATACAAGCTTTTAAATACCAATCAAGATTCAATTACTCAAAGTCTGTTACTTGATTCTTTACCCGGAACAGTTCGCTTTTCCAATGAAAAATTTAATAAAATTTATTTCATATCTACTGATAGCAATCAAGTTTACGTAACAGACTACTTTCCACAGGCGGATTCATTTTCAACAAAACTACTTATGGAAGCAGATAGTATTTTAGATATCTCTTTATATGCCTATGAAGCAGAACAAATTGTTATTATAAGCAATGAGTCTGATTCTTCAAAATTAAGCTTCTTTGGTGTAGAAAACTGGGATTTAAAAAACACCGGACATCTTAGTGTAAAAGCCAACAAAGCATACTCGCTTTCTCCTTCAGTACCTTGGTGGTCATCAGATCCCGGAATAATGATAGATTATACAACTGATAATGGGAGGTTTTTAGCCGGTATGGACAATCAATTTAACTTGTACACCAATCACCAGGTATTTAAAATTCCATTAGCCGGTGTATCAGCTTATGACATCGTTGATGAAATATGCTATATTGGCATAGATGAAAACACGATTCCAAAAGCAGAGTTTTATCTTTATCCAAATCCGGCAAATGAGCAGGTACAGCTTGTTGTTAAAAATGTACCTTGCGACAAGAAGCATATCTTATTACTAACCGATTTATCCGGCAAAACTGTGCACAGACAAAGCTTTTATGCAAAAAACGACTACTCTATCCCCGTCGGACATCTGAATTCGGGTATGTACATACTGACTTTGCAAATAGAAGGCAAAAACTATAGCCGGAAGTTGATGATTCGGTGA
- a CDS encoding putative toxin-antitoxin system toxin component, PIN family produces the protein MKKSKCFVLDTNVIVSGILFPNSVPALAIKKAFNTGKVIVSEETMKELTRILSDNRFDKYVSFAKRQVFLLNFENVSEIVEHIDNVKLSRDPNDDKFLSLANSGKASAIITGDSDLLTLHPFGKIQIITPVEFLEKF, from the coding sequence ATGAAAAAGAGTAAGTGTTTTGTTTTGGACACTAATGTAATTGTCAGTGGAATATTATTCCCAAATTCTGTTCCAGCCCTAGCAATCAAAAAAGCTTTTAATACCGGAAAGGTAATTGTATCAGAGGAAACTATGAAAGAACTTACAAGAATATTAAGTGATAATCGGTTTGACAAGTATGTTTCTTTTGCAAAGCGTCAGGTTTTTTTACTTAATTTTGAAAATGTATCTGAAATTGTTGAGCATATTGATAATGTTAAATTGTCAAGAGACCCGAATGATGACAAATTCCTATCTTTGGCAAATTCAGGGAAAGCTTCTGCAATTATCACAGGAGACAGTGATTTACTAACTTTGCACCCATTTGGAAAAATTCAAATTATTACTCCTGTTGAATTTCTTGAAAAATTTTAA